The stretch of DNA CCTCGGGCAAGCGCGCGCGCGCCGCGCCGACGTCCGCGATGGCTTGACCACGGCGCAGCAAAGACTTGTCGATACCCGCAGCGCCCTGGGGGCTGCGCGAACTGCGCGGCAGGAAGCTTGGGGCGCGCTCAGCACGGGTGAGGAGCTTCTGCGCGCATCGCGTCGCAGGACTGCCGTTGCCGCGGCACGCAAGCGGCACGCCGAACTTGTCGATTTTGAACGGCTTCAGGACGAGGCGAAAGCCCTTGCAACGACGCTTATTGCCGCAAAGACCATGGAGACGATCGAGGCTAACGAGCGGCTTCTCGCCGAAGCGCGCGCACTGCAGGCGGCGGGCGCCACGCGGATCGCCCTGTCAGGCGATGCTGCTGGCATATTGATCGACGGCGAGCCGATGGCGCTCGGCGAACGAGTCCTGACTGGCGAAACCCGTGTTCGGCTCGGCAACGCCGAGCTGATCATCATACCACCGGCAGGGGCGGCAAGTGCCGAAGGAGCGCTCTCCACGGCGCTGGAAAGACAAAAGTCCGCGCTTGCGGAACTGGGGGTTGCGAGCCTGTCGGCGGCACGCGCACGGAACGATGCTGCGCGGGATGCCGCAAGCGAGCTGCGTACAATCGCGGCGCGCATCGCCGCCGTGACGCCGGCCGACGACAGTATCGGGCTCGCTGCCGGCGCCGACGCACTCAAGCTTTTCCTCGTCGAATTGGTCAATGATGCTGATACGGTCCCAGCTGAACTCCCGGATATCGCGCTCCTCACCATGACACTGGAAGCAGCCGATACTGCGCTTGCTCGCGCCGAAGGTGCTCAGGAAAGCGCTGTCGAAGCCCTCGGCCGCATCGAACAGGAGGATGCGCCGCTGGCCAGCGCGGAAGCGGGCGCCGCCAGCACTCTCGCCAACGCCAGCACCCAGATCGAGACGATTGAGGGCCGCCCGGAATTCCCAACTCTTGCGGCTGATGTCGCTCGTGCCCGCGAGCAGACTGCCGAGGCGGCTGTGAGGCTTGAGCAGGCCTCACGCGATGCTACCGCGCACGACCCGGCGGCGATCACGCGGAAAATCGAGACAATCGACGCCCGGACCAAGGCAGCGGGGGAGGCGCGCACCAAACTCGAGATGGAAGTCGCCCGACTGGAAGGGACCATCGAGAGCGAGGGAGGCAAAGGTCTCGCCGATCGGGAGGCTGGTGCTCGCGAAGAGGCGGAGGCGGCACGCGCGGCTCTGCAGCGCATCACTGAGGAGGCCGACACGCTTAAGTTGCTGCGCGATACGCTCGACGAAGCGCGCGACGAGACGTCAGCCAAGTTCGTCGGCCCGGTCGCAAAACGGGCGAAACGGCATATCGAGCGGCTTTTGCCGGGATGCGACCTTAGCTTTTCAGAGGATCTGACCCTCGAAGCTGTCGTGCGCGGCGGGATCAGCGAAGGGTGCGGCGATCTGTCGCGCGGCACACAGGAGCAGCTGGCGGTGCTAACGCGGATCGCGTTTGCGGATATGCTTCTTGAACAGGGCCGGCCGGTATCGCTGATCCTGGACGATCCGCTCGTCTATGCCGACGATGCCCGGCTCGACCTGATGGTCGAAATATTGAGCGAGGCGGCCGAGCGGATGCAGGTCATCCTGCTGACCTGCCGCGATCGGACATTCCGCCATGTCGCGGCGAACCGGATCAGCCTTTCTTCCATCATTTTGAAAGACCGCCTCAATGCGTCGGCGGCCTGAACTCTCCTTGACCGGTTGGGACCAGCGGCCCACCCTCAACATAGGGGGATGAGTGCTCGTGGCGCGGACTGCCGAATATTCGATCAAGGGTTACGTTTATCAGTTTCTCCGATATCTTTCGGAGATCCTCGCTGCGACTGACGGCGCTACAATAACGATCGAGGGAGCGATCGAGGACATCGACGTCACGACACCGGACCTGACGACGGCCGTTCAATGCAAATATCACGAGCAGGCTGAGAAGTTCACACTAGGAAAGGTCTACAAGCCAATCCTGCTGATGCTGGAGCACTTCTCGCATCATAGCGCCCCTCCTAAGGTTCATTACAGGCTCTTTTGCTATTTTCCTGGTTCGTCCGGGTCACAATCCTTAACGCGCGCAGAGCTGGAAACAGTACTCGCCACCAATTCCGTGCCCCTAAAGGCGATTGTGGCACGCCTCGCGCCCGGAGCGGATCTGGACCTGTTTCTGAGCCGGTTTTCGATCGAATTTGGGCCTACTTGCGAGGCGCTTCAGGACACGGTCCTAGCGTCGCTGAACGCAAAGGGCTTCTCGTCCGAAGACGTCGATGCGATCGTATATCCGAACGCCTTCCAGCGCATTGTCGACCTAGCTACTCGGTCGACAGCGGCGGAGCGGACGGTTGAGCCGTCGGCTTTCATCACGGCGCTGCACGATGTGCGGCAGGTCACCTTCACGCGCTGGACTCGCGAGCTTGCGACCCGTGCCAAAATTTTTCAGCGATTGCGCAAGGATCTCAAATTCTCGCTCGGCCAGAATTCACGAGGGCGGCACTTCGTCATCGATCCGACGATGATCGCCAACTTTGACGGCGAGATAGTCAGATTTATCAAGAAGTTCAGCGAGCGCTACAGCTTCAAATATCTGCACGCCAACCCGCCGCTCTTCGCGATCACGGGAGAATATGACGTCGGCGCATTGCAGACGAGACTGCACGACGTCGGCCTCCGATGTGCCAACGGCTTGGTGGGCGGCACCGAGTTTCGGCCCACAGAACTTTTCCGAAAGCCGATGCGACGGAAAAGCCCAGACGAGCTCGAGTTTAGGGTGAGGCTGGCGAAGCGCTCGGTCGTGACCGAAATAGGCCCGAAGCGACCGGATGACCTGTTCCTCGTGAACATCGCAGATGACGACTGGGACCATCCGGACGTCAACGTTCACAAATTCGAGATCGAGCGTCTCTCCGACCTGGAATACGCGCTTCAGCTAAGGAACGATTATGCTTGAGCTTGGAGCCCCAATCGGCTGCGTGACCGACAGCTCGCCCTCACTTATTCGAATTGAAATCAGCGGTGCGGAGGAGTTCGAAAAGCACAAGTCGAAGCTCGGCGTAGGGCAATATCTCCTGATCGCCTCGGGCAACAGTCTGCACCTGCTGAGCACGATCACGGCGGTACGCGCGTCTCATACCGAGCGCTCTCATGGCTCTGGTGATGCCGAGGTCGGCGGAGAAGTCGAGGCTGTCGCCTTTCGATTTCAGGTCGACACGCAACCCATCGGGACCTTGTCTGACGAGAGCGAATTCACCCGCGGTTCACATTCATTGCCGGTACCGACCGAATTTGCCTATGTCACTCCTCCAGAGGTATTGAGCAGCATCTTTTCGGACCAGATCAAATCCCCATTTCCGCTGGGTACACTCAGCATCGCCCCTGAAGTCCGGTTCGACATCGATGGCGACCGGTTTTTCAGCAAGCATGTCGCCGTGGTCGGTTCGACTGGATCCGGCAAGTCATGCGCCGTTGCCAAGATCCTTCAGACGGTGGTCGGGATCGAGTCCAAGGCGAACAGCCATAAAGCCGCGCAAAAGAACGCGCATATCGTGATCTTCGATATCCATGCTGAGTATGCTGCAGCGTTTCGGCTTGCCGACGAGGAGAGTTTCACACTCAACCTGCTCGACGTGGACACTCTCCGACTGCCCTATTGGCTGATGAATGCCCAGGAACTGGAGGAGATGTTCATCGAGAGCAACGAACTCAACTCGCACAACCAAGTTTCGCAATTCCGCCATGCCGTCGTGCGGAACAAATGTCGGCATAACCCCGGACTTTCAAACGTGTCGTTCGATAGCCCGGTTTACTTTTCTGTCGACGAGGTGGTGACCTATCTGGAGAATATGAACTCGGAGGTCATCGGCAAGTTGCCCGATGAAGGAAAGCCAAAGCTGGCTGACGGAACGCTTATCGCGGACAGAGACGCGTATTATTTCAATGCAGCGCAGAGCTTCGTGGTTTCGTCCACCGCGGCCGCGACGAAGGCGTCGAATGGTCCTTTCCACGGCGAGTTCGATCGGCTTATCCTCCGGCTCCGTACCCGTCTCGCAGATCCGCGCCTTCGCTTCCTCTTCTATCCGCAGAAAGCCGATGGTAGCCCGTTATCGACCGGTGACTTTGCGGACGTGGTGCGACAATTCACCGGCTACCTCACGAAATCGAACGTCTCCATCGTGGACCTCAGCGGGATCCCATTCGAGGTCCTGAGTATCGTCGTGAGTCTCATTTCCAGAATGATCTTCGACTTCGGATTCCATTATTCGAAAAGCCGACATGTGGGCGGCCAGGTCAGCGACGTCCCCATCATGATCGTCTGCGAGGAAGCGCATAATTATGTGCCTCGATCCGGCGGTGCTCAGTATGACTCTTCCAGGAAATCGATCGAGCGCATCGCCAAAGAGGGTCGAAAATATGGGGTGACGCTGATGGTTGTCAGTCAGAGACCGTCGGAGGTCTCAGAGACAATCTTCTCGC from Sphingobium sp. RAC03 encodes:
- a CDS encoding AAA family ATPase; amino-acid sequence: MSLYLRRIAVDGFRKFREPMAIEGLTDGLNIVIEPNETGKSTVLEALRAAFFVRHGTKNQLAQSFAPYGEAVGPEIRVSFDADGAPWTVTKRFLRGASIEVTGPQGKAQGEEAEARLHALLGSVRDTSQKGDAGTYGALGLLWVAQADALAVTAPGQIVRDTVRSTLEAEVGSIMGGPAYTRVRTRIDEQFGRYWSPTGQKRGRQNEARERVELAEGAARDAAERLAGLERTFSDLETARARLKVLHREIADDTDAQTRKDLSASLETARAAAQILATRRAEHEAVTAKMRGLEDLVDRHRKAIKERDSAELALGQARARRADVRDGLTTAQQRLVDTRSALGAARTARQEAWGALSTGEELLRASRRRTAVAAARKRHAELVDFERLQDEAKALATTLIAAKTMETIEANERLLAEARALQAAGATRIALSGDAAGILIDGEPMALGERVLTGETRVRLGNAELIIIPPAGAASAEGALSTALERQKSALAELGVASLSAARARNDAARDAASELRTIAARIAAVTPADDSIGLAAGADALKLFLVELVNDADTVPAELPDIALLTMTLEAADTALARAEGAQESAVEALGRIEQEDAPLASAEAGAASTLANASTQIETIEGRPEFPTLAADVARAREQTAEAAVRLEQASRDATAHDPAAITRKIETIDARTKAAGEARTKLEMEVARLEGTIESEGGKGLADREAGAREEAEAARAALQRITEEADTLKLLRDTLDEARDETSAKFVGPVAKRAKRHIERLLPGCDLSFSEDLTLEAVVRGGISEGCGDLSRGTQEQLAVLTRIAFADMLLEQGRPVSLILDDPLVYADDARLDLMVEILSEAAERMQVILLTCRDRTFRHVAANRISLSSIILKDRLNASAA
- a CDS encoding ATP-binding protein yields the protein MLELGAPIGCVTDSSPSLIRIEISGAEEFEKHKSKLGVGQYLLIASGNSLHLLSTITAVRASHTERSHGSGDAEVGGEVEAVAFRFQVDTQPIGTLSDESEFTRGSHSLPVPTEFAYVTPPEVLSSIFSDQIKSPFPLGTLSIAPEVRFDIDGDRFFSKHVAVVGSTGSGKSCAVAKILQTVVGIESKANSHKAAQKNAHIVIFDIHAEYAAAFRLADEESFTLNLLDVDTLRLPYWLMNAQELEEMFIESNELNSHNQVSQFRHAVVRNKCRHNPGLSNVSFDSPVYFSVDEVVTYLENMNSEVIGKLPDEGKPKLADGTLIADRDAYYFNAAQSFVVSSTAAATKASNGPFHGEFDRLILRLRTRLADPRLRFLFYPQKADGSPLSTGDFADVVRQFTGYLTKSNVSIVDLSGIPFEVLSIVVSLISRMIFDFGFHYSKSRHVGGQVSDVPIMIVCEEAHNYVPRSGGAQYDSSRKSIERIAKEGRKYGVTLMVVSQRPSEVSETIFSQCSNFIALRLTNSVDQSYIKSLLPDLSAGIGDLLPNLGQGEFLTVGDAPLMPTVGRFALPVPEPHSRSVNYLQEWNAGWREVNFDDVIERWRGKMLAAS